The following are encoded together in the Eptesicus fuscus isolate TK198812 chromosome 16, DD_ASM_mEF_20220401, whole genome shotgun sequence genome:
- the LOC103305440 gene encoding cytochrome c oxidase subunit 7A-related protein, mitochondrial isoform X3, producing the protein MYYKFSGFTQNLVGAWASHAYNPQGLKPVVSTEAPPIIFATPTKLTSDYPTYDYAGKNKVPELQKFFQKSDGVPIHLKRGLPDQMLYRTTMALTLGGTIYCLIALYMASQPRNK; encoded by the exons ATGTATTACAAGTTTAGCGGCTTCACGCAGAATTTGGTGGGAGCATGGGCTTCCCATGCCTATAACCCGCAG GGATTAAAGCCTGTGGTTTCCACAGAAGCACCGCCTATCATATTTGCCACACCAACTAAACTGACTTCCGATTATCCTACATATGATTATGCTGGGAAGAACAAAGTTCCAGAGCTACAGAAGTTTTTCCAG aaatcTGATGGTGTGCCCATCCACCTGAAACGAGGCCTGCCTGACCAAATGCTTTACCGGACCACCATGGCACTGACGTTGGGAGGGACCATCTACTGCCTCATCGCCCTCTACATGGCTTCACagcccagaaataaatga
- the LOC103305440 gene encoding cytochrome c oxidase subunit 7A-related protein, mitochondrial isoform X1, with amino-acid sequence MYYKFSGFTQNLVGAWASHAYNPQIEIFLYCVSEKNLKSFLGLEIPYWCISSPREEKDSQLFLETKGLKPVVSTEAPPIIFATPTKLTSDYPTYDYAGKNKVPELQKFFQKSDGVPIHLKRGLPDQMLYRTTMALTLGGTIYCLIALYMASQPRNK; translated from the exons ATGTATTACAAGTTTAGCGGCTTCACGCAGAATTTGGTGGGAGCATGGGCTTCCCATGCCTATAACCCGCAG ATTGAGATATTTTTGTACTGTGTGTCTGAAAAGAATCTGAAGTCCTTTCTGGGGTTAGAGATTCCATATTGGTGTATCAGCTCACCAAGAGAAGAAAAGGACAGCCAGCTCTTTCTTGAAACCAAA GGATTAAAGCCTGTGGTTTCCACAGAAGCACCGCCTATCATATTTGCCACACCAACTAAACTGACTTCCGATTATCCTACATATGATTATGCTGGGAAGAACAAAGTTCCAGAGCTACAGAAGTTTTTCCAG aaatcTGATGGTGTGCCCATCCACCTGAAACGAGGCCTGCCTGACCAAATGCTTTACCGGACCACCATGGCACTGACGTTGGGAGGGACCATCTACTGCCTCATCGCCCTCTACATGGCTTCACagcccagaaataaatga
- the LOC103305440 gene encoding cytochrome c oxidase subunit 7A-related protein, mitochondrial isoform X4: protein MQLASDWNSKGVQGLKPVVSTEAPPIIFATPTKLTSDYPTYDYAGKNKVPELQKFFQKSDGVPIHLKRGLPDQMLYRTTMALTLGGTIYCLIALYMASQPRNK, encoded by the exons ATGCAGTTGGCAAGCGACTGGAATAGTAAAGGGGTCCAG GGATTAAAGCCTGTGGTTTCCACAGAAGCACCGCCTATCATATTTGCCACACCAACTAAACTGACTTCCGATTATCCTACATATGATTATGCTGGGAAGAACAAAGTTCCAGAGCTACAGAAGTTTTTCCAG aaatcTGATGGTGTGCCCATCCACCTGAAACGAGGCCTGCCTGACCAAATGCTTTACCGGACCACCATGGCACTGACGTTGGGAGGGACCATCTACTGCCTCATCGCCCTCTACATGGCTTCACagcccagaaataaatga
- the LOC103305440 gene encoding cytochrome c oxidase subunit 7A-related protein, mitochondrial isoform X2, translated as MQLASDWNSKGVQIEIFLYCVSEKNLKSFLGLEIPYWCISSPREEKDSQLFLETKGLKPVVSTEAPPIIFATPTKLTSDYPTYDYAGKNKVPELQKFFQKSDGVPIHLKRGLPDQMLYRTTMALTLGGTIYCLIALYMASQPRNK; from the exons ATGCAGTTGGCAAGCGACTGGAATAGTAAAGGGGTCCAG ATTGAGATATTTTTGTACTGTGTGTCTGAAAAGAATCTGAAGTCCTTTCTGGGGTTAGAGATTCCATATTGGTGTATCAGCTCACCAAGAGAAGAAAAGGACAGCCAGCTCTTTCTTGAAACCAAA GGATTAAAGCCTGTGGTTTCCACAGAAGCACCGCCTATCATATTTGCCACACCAACTAAACTGACTTCCGATTATCCTACATATGATTATGCTGGGAAGAACAAAGTTCCAGAGCTACAGAAGTTTTTCCAG aaatcTGATGGTGTGCCCATCCACCTGAAACGAGGCCTGCCTGACCAAATGCTTTACCGGACCACCATGGCACTGACGTTGGGAGGGACCATCTACTGCCTCATCGCCCTCTACATGGCTTCACagcccagaaataaatga